A genome region from Natronobeatus ordinarius includes the following:
- a CDS encoding Lrp/AsnC family transcriptional regulator gives MPRELDEVDRGILYRLQRDARGTTAQEIAETVGVSPSTVRNRIDRLETEGVINGYHPEIDYEAANLPLQVLFICTAPASHRSELADRILDVQGVVDLREMMTGRHNIHVEVVATSTTDISRITDAIHDLGLEIESSELIKRRRRQPFDHFHFADLDGGTSDAGP, from the coding sequence ATGCCCAGGGAGTTGGACGAGGTCGACAGAGGAATTCTGTATCGCCTCCAGCGTGACGCTCGAGGCACGACCGCCCAGGAGATCGCCGAGACCGTCGGCGTCTCGCCGAGCACGGTTCGAAACCGAATCGACCGGCTCGAAACGGAGGGGGTGATCAACGGCTATCATCCGGAGATCGACTACGAAGCGGCGAACCTGCCGTTACAGGTGCTTTTCATCTGCACCGCACCGGCGAGCCACCGGTCCGAACTGGCCGATCGAATTCTGGACGTACAGGGGGTGGTCGATCTCCGCGAGATGATGACTGGCCGACATAACATCCACGTCGAGGTCGTCGCGACGAGCACGACCGACATCTCCCGGATCACGGATGCGATCCACGACCTCGGCCTCGAGATCGAGAGCTCCGAACTCATCAAACGGCGACGGAGGCAGCCGTTCGATCACTTCCATTTCGCCGACCTGGATGGTGGGACGTCGGATGCAGGACCGTGA
- a CDS encoding DUF7344 domain-containing protein yields the protein MASHALDEQFEMVSNVHRRRLLLSLLAHNPQPDRPVEPDRSDRAADERALTIELRHVHLPKLAAAGYVEWDRSTGTVIKGPRFDDLEPLLTLLHENREELPSDLSP from the coding sequence ATGGCCTCTCACGCGCTCGACGAGCAGTTCGAGATGGTGTCGAACGTCCATCGGCGGCGATTGCTGCTCTCGCTGCTGGCACACAATCCCCAGCCGGATCGACCAGTAGAACCCGATCGATCGGACCGGGCCGCCGACGAACGGGCGTTGACGATCGAACTGCGACACGTTCACCTGCCCAAGCTGGCGGCGGCCGGATACGTCGAGTGGGATCGGTCGACGGGAACGGTGATCAAGGGTCCACGGTTCGACGACCTCGAGCCGTTGCTCACCCTGTTGCACGAGAATCGCGAGGAGCTTCCCAGCGACCTGTCTCCGTAG
- a CDS encoding acyl-CoA synthetase, with protein sequence MSWHLTLEGDTYEAAREAFEWDVPEGYNAAHDLVRKHDDPDAVALYQTYPDGRRETYTFRDLDRRSNRLANALEALGVERGDRVGVVLPQRPENPLTHLACWKLGAISIPLSVLFGPDALGYRLADSEARVAVVDASVGDRVDDALEECPGLEHVVVVGDDGAPAAAADVAREEVGATGSSTEIHPFADVLDGYAAERDLPETDVDTPAIVMYTSGSTGPPKGVLHGHGVWLGHCPAFHMYFERDVFESVYWTPADWAWIGALGDLLFPAWHYGQPVVGSPMAGFDADEAFSILEAFEVTDAFLPPTAIRMLMEVDEPATTYDLALEAICSGGEPLTPEILEWADEELDGVVVNELYGQTEANLLVTNCRDWFPARVGSMGKPVPGHEVAVIDPETGTELPLGEVGEFAVRRDGDDPVVFEEYWRKPEQTAAATVGEWHRTGDLGWRDVDGYCWFKARDDDVIITSGYRVGPGEVERAILEHPDVEQVGVVGVPDETRGEVIKAFVQPVSGVDGDDDLREEIRSLVRENLAQYEYPREIAFVDSLPQTTTGKIKRRKLLEDGG encoded by the coding sequence ATGTCGTGGCATCTCACGCTCGAGGGAGACACCTACGAGGCCGCCCGGGAGGCGTTCGAGTGGGACGTTCCGGAAGGGTACAACGCCGCCCACGATCTGGTCCGAAAACACGACGATCCCGATGCGGTGGCGCTGTACCAGACCTACCCGGACGGGCGACGGGAGACGTACACGTTCAGGGACCTGGATCGGCGGTCGAACCGGCTGGCGAACGCGCTCGAGGCGCTGGGTGTCGAGCGGGGCGACCGCGTCGGCGTCGTCCTGCCACAGCGCCCCGAGAATCCCCTCACCCACCTCGCCTGCTGGAAGCTTGGAGCCATTTCGATACCGCTCTCGGTGCTGTTCGGCCCCGACGCCCTCGGCTACCGGCTGGCCGACAGCGAGGCGCGGGTGGCCGTCGTCGACGCGAGCGTCGGCGACCGTGTCGACGACGCCCTCGAGGAGTGTCCTGGGCTCGAGCACGTCGTGGTCGTCGGCGACGACGGAGCGCCAGCGGCGGCCGCCGACGTCGCTCGCGAGGAGGTGGGTGCCACCGGATCGTCCACCGAGATCCACCCGTTCGCGGACGTACTCGACGGCTACGCCGCCGAGCGCGACCTCCCCGAGACCGACGTCGATACCCCGGCGATCGTCATGTATACGAGCGGGTCGACCGGGCCGCCGAAGGGAGTCTTACACGGCCACGGCGTCTGGCTCGGCCACTGTCCGGCCTTCCACATGTACTTCGAGCGGGACGTCTTCGAGTCGGTCTACTGGACGCCCGCCGACTGGGCGTGGATCGGCGCGCTCGGCGACCTCCTCTTTCCGGCGTGGCACTACGGCCAGCCCGTCGTCGGCTCCCCGATGGCGGGATTCGACGCCGACGAGGCGTTCTCGATCCTCGAGGCGTTCGAGGTCACCGACGCGTTTCTCCCACCGACGGCGATCCGCATGTTAATGGAGGTCGACGAGCCCGCAACCACGTACGACCTCGCACTCGAGGCGATCTGCTCGGGCGGCGAGCCGCTGACGCCGGAGATCCTCGAGTGGGCCGACGAGGAACTGGACGGCGTCGTCGTCAACGAACTCTACGGCCAGACGGAGGCGAACCTGCTGGTGACGAACTGCCGCGACTGGTTCCCTGCCCGGGTCGGCAGCATGGGCAAGCCGGTACCGGGCCACGAGGTGGCGGTCATCGACCCCGAGACGGGGACGGAGCTGCCGCTCGGCGAGGTCGGCGAGTTCGCGGTTCGTCGAGACGGCGACGATCCGGTGGTGTTCGAGGAGTATTGGCGCAAACCCGAGCAGACCGCGGCGGCGACGGTCGGCGAGTGGCACCGCACCGGTGACCTCGGCTGGCGCGACGTGGACGGTTACTGCTGGTTCAAAGCGCGCGACGACGACGTCATCATCACGAGCGGCTACCGGGTCGGACCGGGCGAGGTCGAGCGGGCCATCCTCGAGCACCCCGACGTCGAACAGGTCGGCGTCGTCGGCGTTCCGGACGAGACCCGCGGCGAGGTGATCAAAGCGTTCGTCCAGCCCGTCTCGGGCGTCGACGGCGACGACGACCTGCGCGAGGAGATTCGGTCACTGGTCAGAGAGAACCTGGCCCAGTACGAGTATCCCCGCGAGATCGCGTTCGTCGACTCGCTCCCCCAGACGACGACGGGGAAAATAAAGCGGCGGAAGCTGCTCGAGGACGGCGGCTGA
- the gpmI gene encoding 2,3-bisphosphoglycerate-independent phosphoglycerate mutase: MEAALVILDGWGLGAHDRRNAVEAAHTPVFDRLSRTGASGRLEVSGRRVGLPQGQMGNSEVGHLNIGAGRVVYQEYTRIEDAIADGSFRENEAINTAFDHAAEEDGRVHFLGLVSDGGVHSDHEHLHALIEMAADRGLEAVTHAFMDGRDTSPTGGAGYLAELEDVIDEVGTGHVATVTGRYYAMDRDQNWERTKRAYDAIVHREGDHTAESAVEAVEESYERGVTDEFVEPTLVESEAIRASEGDRRSREQGGPALADGDSVIWFNFRSDRARQLTRMLADIRPVWDFETDPPETAAVMMTQYDKTFDLPIAFPPSQPKNTLGEVLAEAGKTQLRIAESEKYAHVTYFLNGGREVEFDGEIREIVESPDVPTYDERPEMSAPEVTDTAIDVIESDDPDVLVLNYANPDMVGHTGDYRAAVEAVEAVDTQLGRLVDVLEAHDAHVFVTADHGNADDMGTEDDPHTAHTYNDVPFVYVTPDGTDGDRAVREGGTLADIAPTLLEAIDVDQPDEMTGEPLLE, from the coding sequence ATGGAAGCGGCACTCGTCATCCTCGACGGCTGGGGACTCGGTGCGCACGATCGCCGAAACGCGGTCGAGGCAGCCCACACGCCGGTGTTCGACCGGCTCTCGAGGACGGGAGCCTCGGGCCGACTCGAGGTGTCCGGTCGGCGCGTCGGCCTCCCGCAGGGGCAGATGGGCAACAGCGAGGTCGGCCACCTCAACATCGGCGCCGGACGGGTCGTCTACCAGGAGTACACCCGGATCGAAGACGCCATCGCGGACGGCTCGTTCCGCGAGAACGAGGCGATCAATACGGCGTTCGACCACGCCGCCGAGGAGGACGGCCGCGTGCACTTCCTCGGCCTCGTCAGCGACGGCGGCGTTCACTCCGATCACGAACACCTCCACGCGCTGATCGAGATGGCCGCGGATCGCGGCCTCGAGGCGGTCACCCACGCGTTCATGGACGGCCGCGACACGTCCCCCACGGGCGGGGCAGGCTACCTCGCCGAACTCGAGGACGTGATCGACGAGGTGGGGACGGGTCACGTCGCGACCGTGACGGGCCGGTACTACGCGATGGACCGCGACCAGAACTGGGAGCGGACGAAGCGAGCCTACGACGCGATCGTGCACCGCGAGGGCGACCACACCGCGGAGTCGGCCGTCGAGGCCGTCGAAGAGTCCTACGAGCGCGGCGTCACCGACGAGTTCGTCGAGCCGACGCTGGTCGAGAGCGAGGCGATCCGCGCTTCGGAGGGCGACCGGCGAAGCCGTGAGCAGGGCGGTCCGGCGCTCGCAGACGGCGATTCTGTGATCTGGTTCAACTTCCGCTCGGATCGGGCCCGCCAGCTGACGCGGATGCTCGCCGACATCCGGCCAGTGTGGGACTTCGAGACCGACCCGCCGGAGACGGCGGCCGTGATGATGACCCAGTACGACAAGACGTTCGACCTCCCGATCGCCTTCCCGCCGAGCCAGCCGAAGAACACCCTGGGGGAGGTGCTCGCCGAGGCCGGCAAGACCCAGCTCCGGATCGCCGAGTCCGAGAAGTACGCCCACGTCACCTACTTCTTAAACGGCGGCCGCGAGGTCGAGTTCGACGGCGAGATTCGCGAGATCGTCGAGAGCCCGGACGTCCCGACCTACGACGAGCGACCGGAGATGAGCGCCCCCGAGGTCACGGACACGGCGATCGACGTCATCGAGTCCGACGATCCCGACGTGCTCGTGCTCAACTACGCCAACCCCGACATGGTCGGCCACACGGGCGACTACCGCGCCGCCGTCGAGGCCGTCGAGGCCGTCGACACCCAGCTCGGCCGGCTTGTGGACGTGCTCGAGGCCCACGACGCGCACGTCTTCGTCACGGCCGACCACGGCAACGCCGACGACATGGGCACCGAAGACGACCCGCACACGGCTCATACCTACAACGACGTGCCGTTCGTCTACGTGACTCCAGACGGCACCGACGGGGACCGAGCAGTCCGGGAGGGCGGCACCTTAGCCGACATCGCGCCAACGCTGCTCGAGGCCATCGACGTCGACCAGCCCGACGAGATGACCGGCGAGCCGCTGCTCGAGTAA
- a CDS encoding TrmB family transcriptional regulator has translation MDELSNRQQAVELLQQLGLKEYEARCFVALTRLPKGTAKEISENSDVPRTRVYDAIRVLESKGLVEVQHSSPKQFRSVPVGEAAETLRQEYESRTETLVDLIETIAPASGDDDREVTHEVWALSGSPSIANRTRQLVEGAGREVIFVAGRGDVVTEELLEELHAARDAGLTVIVGASTEEMQGALQDALPDTDVFVSGLEWLASSPIDPADETTISRLLLVDRNTILVSSVNETGGDGLETEKAVFGRGFDNGLVVIARRLMATGLSPADDPDVSAG, from the coding sequence ATGGACGAATTATCTAATCGGCAGCAAGCAGTCGAATTGCTTCAGCAACTCGGGTTGAAAGAGTACGAAGCGCGGTGCTTCGTGGCGCTGACGCGCCTCCCGAAAGGGACGGCCAAGGAAATAAGCGAGAACTCCGACGTCCCCCGGACCCGCGTGTACGACGCGATCCGGGTGTTAGAGAGCAAGGGGCTCGTCGAGGTTCAACACTCGAGTCCGAAGCAGTTTCGGTCCGTTCCGGTCGGGGAGGCGGCCGAGACGCTCCGCCAGGAGTACGAATCGCGAACGGAGACGCTCGTCGACCTGATCGAAACGATCGCCCCCGCGTCGGGTGACGACGACCGGGAGGTGACCCACGAGGTCTGGGCGTTGTCGGGCAGTCCGTCGATCGCGAACCGGACGCGGCAACTCGTCGAGGGTGCCGGACGGGAGGTCATCTTCGTCGCCGGCCGGGGCGACGTCGTCACGGAGGAGTTGCTCGAGGAACTGCACGCGGCTCGAGACGCGGGCCTCACCGTCATCGTCGGTGCGTCGACGGAGGAGATGCAGGGGGCACTCCAGGACGCGCTTCCCGACACCGACGTGTTCGTCTCGGGGCTCGAGTGGCTGGCGAGTTCACCGATCGACCCCGCAGACGAGACGACGATCAGCCGGCTCCTGTTGGTCGACCGAAACACGATCCTCGTCAGTTCGGTCAACGAAACCGGCGGCGATGGCCTCGAGACCGAGAAGGCGGTGTTCGGCAGAGGGTTCGACAACGGGCTGGTGGTGATCGCTCGCCGGCTGATGGCGACGGGCTTGTCACCGGCCGACGATCCTGACGTTTCTGCGGGGTAG
- a CDS encoding DUF6293 family protein, whose product MAGETELRSIVEVHVAPLGYEYDRIKDPVLEYGADVLYALDDADRDRLAYHDELEAVLADAGVTVHVREVDLGDVYDVLGEITTIADRYAADIVRVNVSSGPKLAAIGAALACMATDAIGYHVHPESRSHPVEETPRTAGMRVAEQLPSYPLETPTEDQVRILNYVEETDDAAYTPKKSDLIDYAEEAELEFITRSAPANGKAKFALLNNRIVDPLVADGYLEVETVGRSKQVSLTETGQNALRAFRHKL is encoded by the coding sequence ATGGCAGGTGAGACCGAGTTACGGTCGATCGTCGAGGTCCACGTCGCCCCACTCGGCTACGAGTACGACCGGATCAAAGACCCCGTCCTCGAGTACGGTGCGGACGTGCTGTACGCGCTCGACGACGCCGACCGCGACCGGCTGGCGTACCACGACGAACTCGAGGCCGTCCTCGCCGACGCGGGCGTCACCGTCCACGTCCGGGAGGTCGACCTCGGCGACGTTTACGACGTGCTCGGCGAGATCACGACGATCGCCGATCGCTACGCAGCGGACATCGTCCGAGTCAACGTCTCGAGCGGGCCGAAGCTGGCGGCGATCGGGGCAGCACTGGCGTGTATGGCGACCGATGCGATCGGCTACCACGTCCACCCCGAGTCCCGCTCACACCCCGTCGAGGAGACACCACGGACGGCGGGTATGCGGGTCGCCGAGCAGCTTCCGTCGTACCCACTCGAGACGCCGACCGAAGACCAGGTCCGCATCCTGAACTACGTCGAGGAGACCGACGACGCGGCCTACACGCCGAAAAAGAGCGACCTGATCGACTACGCCGAGGAGGCCGAACTCGAGTTCATCACTCGTTCTGCACCCGCCAACGGCAAGGCCAAGTTTGCGCTGTTGAACAACCGCATCGTCGACCCGCTCGTCGCGGACGGCTACCTCGAGGTCGAAACCGTCGGCCGGTCCAAACAGGTGTCGCTGACCGAGACGGGCCAGAACGCGCTACGGGCGTTTCGACACAAGCTGTGA
- a CDS encoding phenylalanine--tRNA ligase subunit alpha — translation MQLPKAQAAVLETASADEAQSVDALASATDLPPETVTGAAFELEAEGLVAVDERVEQTITLTDEGSEYVEDGLPEVRLYEAARQAGADDDSVQMGQVIGASGLEGAGVNIALSNYARKGYGAIESGEITAAPDAESDADPEATALSALAAGESEEPSDLDDEVLEHLERRDLVERRETTIREVTLTDEGVTTLMAGVETAETVGAVTPDLLTSGQWRDVEFAEYNVGADAERIDGGKVHILRQTAERVKDVLVGMGFQEMEGPHADADFWINDCLFMPQDHPARTHWDRFALEQPTHIDELPADLVERVERAHRQGVGADGEGYHSPWDEDFARALALRGHTTSLSARYLSGEEIGRLEPPQRYFSVEKVYRNDTLDPTHLLEFFQIEGWVMAEDLSVRDLMGTFEEFYAQFGIHDIEFKPHYNPYTEPSFELFGTHPTTGELVEIGNSGIFRPEMLEPLGVDCDVMAWGLALERLLMLMYGFEDIRDIHGTLCDLELLRETEVTY, via the coding sequence ATGCAACTACCGAAAGCACAGGCCGCGGTGTTAGAGACCGCGAGCGCAGACGAGGCACAGTCCGTCGACGCCCTCGCTTCCGCGACCGACCTTCCGCCTGAGACCGTCACCGGGGCGGCGTTCGAACTCGAGGCGGAGGGGCTGGTCGCCGTGGACGAGCGCGTCGAGCAGACGATCACCCTCACCGACGAGGGCAGCGAGTACGTCGAGGACGGCCTCCCGGAGGTCCGCCTCTATGAGGCCGCCCGCCAGGCCGGCGCCGACGATGACTCCGTTCAGATGGGACAGGTCATCGGCGCGTCGGGCCTCGAGGGCGCTGGCGTGAACATCGCGCTGTCGAACTACGCCCGGAAGGGCTACGGCGCGATCGAGAGCGGCGAGATCACCGCCGCGCCGGACGCCGAAAGCGACGCCGATCCCGAGGCGACGGCACTTTCGGCGCTGGCTGCGGGCGAGAGCGAGGAGCCGAGCGACCTCGACGACGAGGTCCTCGAGCACCTCGAGCGCCGCGACCTCGTCGAGCGCCGCGAGACGACGATCCGCGAGGTCACGCTCACCGATGAGGGTGTGACGACGCTGATGGCGGGCGTCGAGACGGCCGAGACGGTCGGCGCGGTGACGCCCGACCTGCTCACGAGCGGCCAGTGGCGCGACGTCGAGTTCGCCGAGTACAACGTGGGGGCCGACGCAGAACGCATCGACGGTGGCAAGGTCCACATCCTGCGCCAGACGGCCGAACGAGTCAAGGACGTCTTAGTCGGGATGGGCTTCCAGGAGATGGAAGGCCCCCACGCCGACGCGGACTTCTGGATCAACGACTGCCTGTTCATGCCCCAGGACCACCCGGCGCGAACGCACTGGGACCGGTTCGCCCTCGAGCAGCCGACCCACATCGACGAGCTCCCCGCAGACCTGGTCGAGCGCGTCGAGCGCGCCCATCGCCAGGGCGTCGGCGCCGACGGCGAGGGGTATCACTCCCCCTGGGACGAGGACTTCGCCCGCGCGCTCGCGCTTCGCGGGCACACCACGTCGCTCTCTGCGCGCTACCTGTCGGGCGAGGAGATCGGGCGATTGGAGCCGCCCCAGCGATACTTCAGCGTCGAGAAGGTGTACCGAAACGACACGCTCGACCCGACGCACTTACTCGAGTTCTTCCAGATCGAGGGCTGGGTGATGGCCGAGGACCTCTCGGTCCGGGACCTGATGGGCACCTTCGAGGAGTTCTACGCCCAGTTCGGCATCCACGACATCGAGTTCAAACCCCACTACAACCCCTACACCGAACCCTCCTTCGAGCTGTTCGGTACCCACCCGACGACGGGCGAGCTCGTCGAGATCGGCAACTCCGGCATCTTCCGCCCGGAGATGTTAGAACCGCTGGGCGTCGACTGTGACGTGATGGCCTGGGGGCTCGCCCTCGAGCGACTGCTCATGCTGATGTACGGCTTCGAGGACATCCGCGACATCCACGGAACGCTCTGTGACCTCGAACTGCTGCGGGAAACGGAGGTGACCTACTGA
- a CDS encoding winged helix-turn-helix domain-containing protein, which yields MPQTATNRHGGPIDAESVFTLFGDDYVHELFEALEDGPATVDELTDRCRASRVTIYRRLNDLEELGFVRSRTKIRSDGNHCKVFRTVDRTVRITLSPDGVDVELEGDR from the coding sequence ATGCCACAGACAGCGACGAATCGGCACGGAGGACCGATCGACGCCGAGTCGGTGTTCACTCTGTTCGGTGACGACTACGTCCACGAACTCTTCGAGGCGCTCGAGGACGGGCCGGCGACCGTCGACGAGCTGACCGACCGGTGTCGCGCCTCGAGGGTGACGATCTATCGGCGACTGAACGACTTAGAGGAGCTCGGGTTCGTCCGCTCGCGGACGAAGATCCGGTCGGATGGCAACCACTGCAAGGTGTTCCGGACCGTCGACCGGACGGTTCGAATCACCCTCTCGCCGGACGGGGTCGATGTCGAACTCGAGGGCGACCGGTGA
- the pheT gene encoding phenylalanine--tRNA ligase subunit beta — MPTVDVDPDELRELTGHEEKGDDELIEDLFALGLEYEGETEEGEFELEFAPDRLDRLSVEGVARSLRYQYGDARGVAVPSTNSPDWAIEVEESVPDERPYVTGAVIRNVDLDEDALESLIQLQEKLHATMGRKRAKGAIGIHDLTMLKGSPATDGNPTIRYVGVSPDGDRFVPLDADEEMTPEQVLEEHQTGRTYADLVSEYDRYPAIYDDIGLFSFPPVINGRRTEVTTDSRDLFVEMTGTDQWTIDKMCTIVCYALAARGARIEEVTVEYPDDPAYESVGTELVRPDLSTKTKTVSHDRIETVLGIDLDPDEVIDLAERSGLEAEREETDEGLVYEVTIPPYRVDVLHPVDVIDDLGRAYGFNELEPKYPDVGTVGGRHERSRLENAARNLLVGLGFEDMLNFHMISEAENYDRLGLSSEDDVYGAGEPATIKEPYSEDYTMLRTWVLPSLLMVLERNTHRAYPQDLAEIGFAAELEGSENTGVGERRSVGAVLARHDAAYEDAKARLQALARNFDVDLETPPTEHPTFIPGRTAAVVVDGEAVGVIGEVHPKVLVEHDLELPVAAFEFDLEALR; from the coding sequence ATGCCAACCGTCGACGTCGACCCCGACGAACTGCGCGAGTTGACCGGCCACGAGGAGAAAGGAGACGACGAGTTGATCGAGGACCTCTTCGCGCTCGGCCTGGAGTACGAAGGCGAAACGGAGGAGGGCGAGTTCGAACTCGAGTTCGCCCCCGACCGGCTCGACCGGCTCTCGGTCGAGGGCGTCGCCCGCTCGCTTCGCTACCAGTACGGCGACGCTCGCGGGGTCGCCGTCCCGTCGACCAATTCGCCCGACTGGGCCATCGAGGTCGAGGAGTCGGTGCCCGACGAGCGCCCCTACGTCACGGGCGCCGTGATCCGAAACGTCGACTTAGACGAGGACGCCCTCGAGTCGCTGATCCAGCTCCAGGAGAAGCTCCACGCGACGATGGGCCGAAAGCGCGCGAAGGGCGCAATCGGCATTCACGACCTGACGATGCTGAAAGGAAGCCCGGCGACGGATGGCAACCCGACCATCCGCTACGTCGGCGTGTCCCCCGACGGCGACCGATTCGTTCCGCTCGACGCCGACGAGGAGATGACGCCCGAACAGGTGCTCGAAGAGCACCAGACGGGGCGCACCTACGCCGACCTCGTGAGCGAGTACGACCGGTATCCGGCGATCTACGACGATATCGGGTTGTTCTCGTTCCCGCCGGTGATCAACGGCCGCCGGACGGAGGTCACCACCGACTCGCGGGACCTCTTCGTCGAGATGACCGGCACCGACCAGTGGACGATCGACAAGATGTGCACCATCGTCTGCTACGCCCTCGCCGCACGCGGGGCTCGGATCGAGGAGGTGACCGTCGAGTACCCCGACGACCCGGCGTACGAGTCGGTCGGCACCGAACTCGTCCGACCCGACCTCTCGACCAAGACGAAGACCGTCAGTCACGATCGCATCGAGACGGTCCTCGGTATCGACCTCGATCCCGACGAGGTGATCGACCTCGCCGAGCGCTCCGGCCTCGAGGCCGAGCGCGAGGAAACCGACGAGGGCCTCGTCTACGAGGTGACGATCCCGCCGTACCGCGTCGACGTCCTCCATCCCGTCGACGTGATCGACGACCTCGGGCGCGCCTACGGCTTCAACGAACTCGAGCCGAAGTACCCCGACGTGGGCACCGTCGGCGGCCGCCACGAGCGCAGCCGCCTCGAGAACGCCGCTCGAAACCTCCTCGTGGGCCTGGGCTTCGAGGACATGCTGAACTTCCACATGATCAGCGAGGCGGAGAACTACGACCGCCTCGGGCTCAGTTCGGAGGACGACGTCTACGGCGCCGGCGAGCCGGCGACGATCAAAGAGCCCTACAGCGAGGACTACACCATGCTCCGGACGTGGGTCCTGCCATCGCTGCTGATGGTCCTCGAGCGAAACACCCACCGCGCCTATCCGCAGGATTTGGCCGAGATCGGCTTCGCCGCCGAGCTCGAGGGGTCCGAAAACACCGGCGTGGGCGAACGTCGGTCGGTCGGCGCCGTCCTCGCGCGCCACGACGCCGCCTACGAGGACGCGAAAGCGCGCCTCCAGGCGCTCGCGCGCAACTTCGACGTCGACCTCGAGACGCCGCCGACGGAGCACCCGACGTTCATCCCGGGTCGCACCGCGGCCGTCGTCGTCGACGGCGAGGCGGTCGGCGTGATCGGCGAGGTTCACCCGAAAGTGCTCGTCGAACACGACCTCGAGTTGCCCGTCGCGGCGTTCGAGTTCGACCTCGAGGCGCTTCGCTGA
- a CDS encoding LiaF transmembrane domain-containing protein, whose translation MDSTSTSRRLPTSQLLLGAIVILVGVLLLLQTTGLFPTRSLLLYVPSLFVLVGVWALVQSRFRNLVGPVVLIGVAGAWQLVALEYATVDQVVVFWPVLVIAFGLSIVLGQYRSRVRATDDAYTSTFAAFGSVEKRNTSQSFAGGDLTAIFGGTELDLRDVELEERPAQVNAVALFGGVDVIVPREWNVRMDVLPILGGASDDRPRREGQHEEVDLVVTGFAAFGGVSVVD comes from the coding sequence ATGGATTCCACTTCCACGTCCCGGCGCCTTCCGACCAGCCAGCTCCTGCTCGGAGCGATCGTGATTCTGGTCGGCGTCTTGCTCTTGCTCCAGACGACCGGTCTCTTTCCGACGCGGAGCCTCTTGCTGTACGTCCCGTCGCTGTTCGTCCTCGTGGGCGTCTGGGCGCTCGTGCAGAGTCGCTTTCGGAACCTCGTCGGCCCGGTCGTCCTGATCGGCGTCGCCGGGGCGTGGCAACTGGTCGCCCTCGAGTACGCGACCGTCGACCAGGTCGTCGTCTTCTGGCCGGTGCTCGTGATCGCCTTCGGCCTCTCGATCGTTCTGGGCCAGTACCGCTCGCGCGTTCGCGCCACCGACGACGCCTACACGTCCACCTTCGCCGCGTTCGGGAGCGTCGAAAAGCGCAACACCTCACAGTCGTTCGCCGGTGGCGACCTGACCGCCATCTTCGGCGGCACCGAACTCGACCTCCGTGACGTCGAGCTCGAAGAGCGCCCGGCGCAGGTAAATGCCGTCGCCCTCTTCGGCGGCGTCGACGTCATCGTCCCCCGCGAGTGGAACGTTCGGATGGACGTCCTGCCGATCCTGGGCGGTGCCTCCGACGACCGTCCCCGCCGCGAGGGCCAGCACGAGGAAGTCGACCTCGTCGTGACCGGCTTCGCCGCCTTCGGTGGCGTCTCCGTGGTCGACTGA
- a CDS encoding DUF2240 family protein → MSLRVAVAAPFAQNGTRSLRENEFVVALSLDRDWFSPDQAKRLVDVATKEGLLEREEAQLTCTFDPAAVTIPEAFVPDEDLLRERSAFERVLDALVAEGVEKHEAVGAINALQHELGVTIETAAVVYARRQGLDVSELVPVARAALFEAD, encoded by the coding sequence ATGAGTCTGCGCGTCGCCGTCGCCGCGCCGTTCGCCCAGAACGGGACCCGGTCGCTCCGGGAGAACGAGTTCGTCGTCGCGCTCTCGCTCGACCGGGACTGGTTCTCGCCCGACCAGGCCAAGCGGCTGGTCGACGTGGCCACCAAGGAAGGACTGCTCGAGCGCGAGGAGGCCCAGCTCACCTGCACGTTCGACCCCGCAGCGGTGACGATCCCCGAGGCGTTCGTCCCGGACGAGGACCTGCTTCGCGAGCGGTCGGCGTTCGAACGCGTGCTCGACGCGCTCGTCGCCGAGGGCGTGGAGAAACACGAGGCAGTGGGGGCGATCAACGCGCTCCAGCACGAACTCGGCGTCACGATCGAGACCGCGGCGGTGGTCTACGCCCGCCGCCAGGGACTGGACGTCTCCGAGCTCGTCCCCGTAGCGCGAGCGGCGCTGTTCGAAGCGGATTAA